CCCCGCCGACCTGGACAAGATTCCGGCCGAGTTCCGCGGTCCGGACGACCTGTGGGTCGGCACCAACGTGCACGTGATGGTGCTGATGGTCAACGAGCGCCAGCTCAAGGGCCTGGCCGCGCCGGCGTCCTGGTCGGACCTGATGCAGCCGCAATGGAAGGGCAAGTTCGCCATCACCGATCCGTCCAAGAGCGGCACGGCCTACATGCTGGTCTACGGCCTGTACAAGCAGTTCGGCCAGGCCGGCCTGGACAAGATCGCGGCCAACGCCGTGGTCACGGCCTCGTCGGGCACCACCTACAAGGGCGTGGCGGCGGGCGAATACGCCGCCGGCATGACGCTGGAATACGCCGCCCAGGAATATGTCGCCGGCGGCCAGAAGGAGATCAGGCTGGTCTACCCGGCCGAGGGCAGCTACCTGGCGCCGGAAGGCATGTTCATCATCAAGGGCGCCAAGAACGCGCAAGCCGCCCAGGCGCTGTATGAAGGGCTGCTCAGCAAGGAGGCCCAGGAAGCGCAACTGGTGAAGAACTTCCGCCGCCCCACCCGCAGCGACGTGGCCGTGGCCAGCCTGACCACCCTGCCCGACCTGGCCTCGATCAAGATCTTCCCGATCAGCCAGGAAGCGGCGGCTCAGGAATATGAAGCGGTGGTGGCCGCCTGGGGCCAGGCGGTCGCCAAGACGAAGTAAGGAGGAACGCGGCGGATCCGCTCCCGGCGGCCATTGAAACCTGGAGCCGGAGTCCGGACCGCCGCCAGGCCGTCAGGCCATCCGCCCCGCCGCCAGCACCAGCTGGCGGCCGCAACGCGCCGCCAGCTGCGGATCGTGCGTCACCAGCACCAGCGTGGCGCCGTGCTCGCGGTGCAGGTCGAACATCAGGTCGATCACCTTCTCGCCCGTGGCCGCGTCCAGGCTGCCGGTGGGCTCATCGGCGAACAGCAGATCCGGATTCACCACGAAGGCGCGCGCCAGCGACACGCGCTGCTGCTCGCCGCCCGACAGCGTGCGCGGATAGTGGTGCAGGCGCTCGCCCAGCCCCACCCGCTCGAGCATGGCCTGGGCGGCCTCGCGCGCCGGCTGGCCGGCCAATTCCAGCGGCAGCATGACGTTTTCCAGCGCGGTCAGGTTCGGCAGCAGCTGGAACGACTGGAACACGAAGCCCACATGGTTGGCGCGCAGCCGCGCGCGGCCGTCCTCGTCCAGCGCGAACAGGTCCTGGCCGGCCAGCCTCACGCTGCCCGCGCTGGGAACATCCAGCCCGGCCAGCAGTCCCAGCAAGGTGGACTTGCCCGAGCCCGAGCTGCCCGTGATGGCCACGGCGCTGCCCGCCTCGACCGTAAAATCGATTCCTTCCAGGATAGACAGCGTGCCGCCGGCGTCGGCGACCCGCTTGCCCAGCCCTTTCACCTCGATCGAGTTATTGCTATCCATGCGCCTATTTTTCCGTCTGCTGTACACGTCCGTCCTGACCGCCGCCGCCATCGCGCCCGGCCACGCTCAGACTGCCCCCTC
The Achromobacter sp. AONIH1 DNA segment above includes these coding regions:
- a CDS encoding ABC transporter substrate-binding protein, which produces MQIKHLLQSGLLAASVACGAAQAQNVVLYSSNNTETIETALEAVKKKSPSLNVQPVTGGTGTMMKRIEAEAQNPRGDLFWSGGFGTLGAYRQHLQPYRPADLDKIPAEFRGPDDLWVGTNVHVMVLMVNERQLKGLAAPASWSDLMQPQWKGKFAITDPSKSGTAYMLVYGLYKQFGQAGLDKIAANAVVTASSGTTYKGVAAGEYAAGMTLEYAAQEYVAGGQKEIRLVYPAEGSYLAPEGMFIIKGAKNAQAAQALYEGLLSKEAQEAQLVKNFRRPTRSDVAVASLTTLPDLASIKIFPISQEAAAQEYEAVVAAWGQAVAKTK
- a CDS encoding ABC transporter ATP-binding protein, which codes for MDSNNSIEVKGLGKRVADAGGTLSILEGIDFTVEAGSAVAITGSSGSGKSTLLGLLAGLDVPSAGSVRLAGQDLFALDEDGRARLRANHVGFVFQSFQLLPNLTALENVMLPLELAGQPAREAAQAMLERVGLGERLHHYPRTLSGGEQQRVSLARAFVVNPDLLFADEPTGSLDAATGEKVIDLMFDLHREHGATLVLVTHDPQLAARCGRQLVLAAGRMA